The following DNA comes from Luteolibacter flavescens.
GTCCCCGGATCGAATCGACCGGGGAAGGCCTGTTCTTCACCTTCCAGCGCCGCAGCGATGCGAGCGCGACAGGGCTCACCTACGAGCGCCAGCGCAGCACCGATCTGGACGAGTGGCTGCCGTGGACGGGAGACGAGGCCAGCACTCCTGCCACGGATGGCTACGAGCGGGTCCGCATGCCGGTCCCGGCATCGGAGCCAGGCCGGGAATTCTTCCGGGTGAAGGTGACCGACCCGGTCAACCCGTGACGATCCGCGAGTCCACCACTTCCCCTGCCCCGACCTTCGCGCCGGGCCAGATGACCGAGTCGCGGACCACGGCTCCGGCGGCGATTTCCGCGCGCGGGCCGATGACGCTGCGCGCGATGGTGGCGGCGGGGTCGATGATGGCGTCGGGATGCACCGCGGGTGCGAGGGCCAGATCGCGGTGCGCATCGAGATAGGCGGCGGGGTCGCCGAGGTCGGCCCAGTGGCCCTCATCGAGCACGGCAGCGCCGAGGCGGTTTTGCCGGGCGAGCTCGAGGAAGGCGGGGATGACCGAGATCATCTCGCCCGCCGGGATCATGCCGAGCAGCTCCGGGGTGAAGCAGTAGATGCCGGCGAAAATGTGGGAGCTCTCCGAGCGGCCGAGCCGATGCCGGATATCGACGACCCGGTCACCCTGGACGGCGATGGCGACGTGCTTCGGATCGCCATGGGAGCGCACGGCGAGCGTGACGGGATTTCCCGAGGCCTCGTGCGCGGCGATGAGCCGGTCGAGCGCGAGGGATGAAAAGATGTCGCCATTGTGGACGAGGACGCTTTCCCCGGCGGTCCATGCCTCGATGTTCTTCACGCCGCCGCCCGTCTCGAGCAGCTCAGGCTCGTGGAAGAGGTGGAGCGGGTGGCCCTGCCAGCTTCCCGTCTTCGAAGGCAGGCCATTGCCACCGGGCATCCCCTCGCCTTTCACGCGGAATTCCCCGCTCGCATCCGTTTCCCACTTCTCCGGCAGGTGGTGGGTATTGATCGCGAAGTCCGTGATCCCGGCGGCGTGGCACGAGTCCATGGCCCAGGCGATGAGCGGGCGGTGGAAAAGCGGCACCAGCGGCTTTGGCAGCAGGTCGGTCAGCGGGCGCAGACGCGTGCCGAGACCGGCACCGGGAAGGAAGGCCTTGCGAATCACGCGGCGGATTTGCGGGGGCGCTTCCCTGCGGGCAAGGGATTTCGTGAGCGAGGGAAACACATTTCCGCCCGGCGGGTTAATGGCGACACCGAAATCCACACCCCAGCCCAATCCCGTTCTCCTCGTCAAACCCGCGTCCGCACAACCCTCCCCATGTGGGGGGTAACACATTTGGGAACTTGAGAAATTTCCGGATTCAGTCCGTATTGCCCCAGTCCAT
Coding sequences within:
- a CDS encoding sugar phosphate nucleotidyltransferase; amino-acid sequence: MIRKAFLPGAGLGTRLRPLTDLLPKPLVPLFHRPLIAWAMDSCHAAGITDFAINTHHLPEKWETDASGEFRVKGEGMPGGNGLPSKTGSWQGHPLHLFHEPELLETGGGVKNIEAWTAGESVLVHNGDIFSSLALDRLIAAHEASGNPVTLAVRSHGDPKHVAIAVQGDRVVDIRHRLGRSESSHIFAGIYCFTPELLGMIPAGEMISVIPAFLELARQNRLGAAVLDEGHWADLGDPAAYLDAHRDLALAPAVHPDAIIDPAATIARSVIGPRAEIAAGAVVRDSVIWPGAKVGAGEVVDSRIVTG